ctcccatgttctgcaaggtaaaattactgcgtttgttaatggagtctggtggctttgaagagagagatataacagctgtttctggttaccAAGGATCAAAAGGGATCTTATAGGTCTGCctctgtaaggatcctttctgtaatgctgtcagactctTTGAGTCtcatctgagcctgtcagtggaaaaaaacacttttagggGACGTGTTTTGATGGGGCACATTTACTCCAGAGGATTACATTACAATCATTGTAGCCTATTAACAATGCAGCCTGTTCACAGCTGCCGACTGAatctactggactaattccacaagtttttttttaccagtcatcatttttatctgtCATTTACAACCCAaaataggtaaaaaaaaatggggctcaggtttaaaaataccaaagtttcATCCTTTGATATCatgataattaaattaaaaaataattaaagggAATTCTTCTTATAAAACACTACATTTATTAAATGCTAGTGTGTTATTACAAATGCACATCATTCACGTCTGTGCAGGCCCTAATATTTGCTGCACATGGACCTCTAGACTACATAAGAAGAAAGCCTAATTTCCTGACCAGTGATTCCTCTTTGCTCGTTTTACGATGCTGACAAACACTTCATTATATTTACTCACATCACAGTTAAAGACCCAACAGACAGTACTAAACAAAAACTGCCTCAGCAGATAATCTTGCTTCCTGATTGTCATTCActacaaaacattttgaactCAGTCAGTAACAAACTGATTGACAGTTGGTCAGCTAGTTTACATACAGATACCAAACCAACTATTTAAACATTCAAAGCCTCACTGCCTCTTCCTGCTGGTATGAAagtaaagctttttttctttcaactcTCAAACCAGAGGATATCCTCTGAAAACATCCGGACACTAAAGCCTTGATGCAGGAATGCAAAGAAACAAACTTTTATATTTCAGAGCTGCATTTGGCCCCTAAAGTCTGACCCCACCAAATGTCATCCTGCACAAAACATTATTCCCTTGGCCTCTGCATTGTGTTTTACCACACTGCCTCCCTGTGCAAACAGGTTGCGGGAGAGCAGAAGTACCACCCAGAGTGCTTCACTTGTATGAGCTGTGAAATGTTCATTGGAGATGGAGACACCTACACTCTCGTTGAACGCTCCAAACTCTACTGGTAAGTTTGAAGCTAAAAGCAACAAGTTAAGTGAGCTGAAGCCATAGGTGAAATTGAAAtggtattattatttttgtctaaTGGATTTCTGATGCTGATAGGTGTCCCATGTTTAATGTCTTGATTGTCTATGTCAGTGGCCACTGTTTCTGTCAAGGTGTGGAATCAACTGAGAGGTCAACATCTCCACTCACCAAGAGTACCCACACGGTGGCGCTGGTGTCTCTTCCTCCACACGCAGGCGGCCTACGAGGATTGACAGTAACCACTGACCTCAGTGAAGAGAAAGGGCCTCTTGTCACTGTGACAGGGTGAATCTCCAAATCTAAGACATAAACAAGAGTGAATCTAAACTTTGTTAAACGCTAAACCCAAATCGGGTTGCATGCAGTCACTCACTGTCATTTTCCCTCAGGTTAGACTCAGCTGTTCTCAGCCCTGACCTGCTGTCCTCTGTCCACATTGGTGACCGAGTACTAGAGGTCAACGGCATCCCTGTCCGCAACATCTCCCCAGACGAGGTAGGCCTCTAACCAGCCACTCATTCAACAATAACAGCATAACTAAATGAGGAGTAGCTACACTTCCTGACatccacaaaataaaaaatattcaaagccAGATTGCCTgacttttacatataaattaGCATCCATTACATTGAAGCCTTTGCCAGACGAGTTCACACAATGATAATTAAGCCTACTAGATTAACTTCTCTGTATTTCGCAGTACACCAAAAATCTGGGATCTGTGGTGACTGCCGCACTGGTAGTGATGCATTTTATGTCAACAAGCTATTATTGGTTTAGCACAGCTAAAGTGAGGAGCAACTATAGCGACAGAGAAGGATACAGCTACTAAGAGtatgacagaaaaacataaGAAGCATCCCAGAAAAGTTTGTGATGCTCCAGATGAAAGAGGAACatgtaataaatgaataaatcaatctaATATAATCGGCATACTTCATAAGAACACACTGCcaatgtttgtgtaattacTCTCACTGCCAGAGGAGGGATACAAAAGTTCTGCACCAAAAAATGTACTTCACCAAAAGTCAACACCATATCCTCTCCTCTAGATAAACTGTGTGATCCAGGACACAAGCAGACCGCTGCAGCTGACCATTGAACACAACCCACAGTCTCCTGACGACATCCTCCGCTCAAACAGTCCCCAGGACGACATCAGCTGTCCTGACCCCTGTGTCTGTGACAAACTTGCTTCAACTCACAAACTCCCGAGTCTGGAGGAAGAGCCAAATCCAGGGGAGGAGACGGATGAACCAATCAGGATGAGCCTTTCACCACCTCAGCACCCAGGACCCACGGGTTTGCGATCCAGACACATCCTGTAAGTGCAGACTCTCTGCTTACTTTGGTTCATTACTCATTTCTTTCTCCATGTCTgagtctgtcttttctttctcaggCGCAGCTGCAGTATAGATAAATGTCGCCTGCCCCCTGGAGCACTGTCGCTTCTATCTCAAAGGAGAGACATGGTTCGCTCAGAGTCTCTTCGAGTGGACCATGGAGATCGGACCCACCGCATCTTCAGACCTTCAGACCTCATCCATGGAGAGGTGCTAGGGAAAGGCTGCTTTGGACAGGCTGTCAAGGTGCTGCGGTTACTTACCACAACACTGTACTGCACTCCACAAACAACTGTACACCTACATTTGACAGCTCTTTTTAAGATTGATTTTAATCAGCATTGCAATTATCCTGTTGCTGTTAAGGTAACACATCAGGAGACGGGggaggtgatggtgatgaaagAGTTAATAAGGTTTGACGAAGAGACACAGCAGACTTTCTTAAAGGAGGTAAGTAGTAATCAGAAAAGGAAAAGCTACATGTTTAAAGAGTAAGAGTAAAGCAAGTAAACCTCACACATCACCCGGCAGGTGATCGCATTGTTAAGGAGACTAAATATTAGATCTAAGGGGTCTAATTAATGGCGAATGAGTGCTTTTCACTACAATTGCCCACGTTAGGTTGTAAGTTTGTAAGAAATGTTCCCTTGCACAGGATTAACCCCATCTTATAGAGGGTTACTAGGTGACCATCTTACTTATGTGCCATTTTCATGTTGCTACAATGAGGAGGAATTAGTTTAACCACATTTCCTCCCAATTTATACAGGTGAAGGTGATGCGCTGTCTGGACCATCCCAATGTACTAAAGTTCATTGGACTGTTTTACAAAGACAAACGAATAAACTTTGTCTCTGAATACATCCAAGGAGGAACTCTCAGAGAGACCATCATAAAAATGGTAAGTTAAAATGGGTTTTCATGTTAGTCAATGAGTACACAGACACATTGTGTTGATCACAGTCTTGTTATAGGACAAGGATTTTCCCTGGAGTACAAGAGTGGGTTATGCCAAAGACATTGCAGCTGGAATGGTGAGTCTCTCTGCTCAGTTTTCTAAAAGTAAAAGATTAATATCAAAAATCATTCCTTACTCATTCCTTAACATTTCTCCCTCTAAGGCCTACCTACACTCCATGAATGTTATCCACCGAGATTTAAATTCACACAACTGCCTGGTCAGAGAGGTAAACAAGTGGCTCCATCACATACAGCAAACAAAGCATAACTCCCTCATTAAGCTTTCTTCACATTTCTGCCTCCCTGTCTTTGTTTAGAACCAGTCTGTTGTCGTGGCAGATTTTGGACTAGCCAGgctggtgatggaggagaggaatcAGATCAGAACATCCTCTCTGGAACGGCCTGCGAAGGGGAGACTGTCAGAGCTCCGCAGGCCTGACCGGAGGAAACGGTACACTGTGGTAGGAAACCCCTACTGGATGGCCCCTGAGATGATCCACGGTGAGTGCACAAGGTCCCAGGCTATCAGCTATAGTCCAGCTTTGAATCAAGGGGACACCGACGC
This window of the Pempheris klunzingeri isolate RE-2024b chromosome 14, fPemKlu1.hap1, whole genome shotgun sequence genome carries:
- the LOC139213145 gene encoding LIM domain kinase 1-like isoform X1, with protein sequence MSRRDQRFRRGMKGRCCECGCILSHWYYEREGQLYCKKHYWARYGEHCHGCKETITTGLIMVAGEQKYHPECFTCMSCEMFIGDGDTYTLVERSKLYCGHCFCQGVESTERSTSPLTKSTHTVALVSLPPHAGGLRGLTVTTDLSEEKGPLVTVTGLDSAVLSPDLLSSVHIGDRVLEVNGIPVRNISPDEINCVIQDTSRPLQLTIEHNPQSPDDILRSNSPQDDISCPDPCVCDKLASTHKLPSLEEEPNPGEETDEPIRMSLSPPQHPGPTGLRSRHILRSCSIDKCRLPPGALSLLSQRRDMVRSESLRVDHGDRTHRIFRPSDLIHGEVLGKGCFGQAVKVTHQETGEVMVMKELIRFDEETQQTFLKEVKVMRCLDHPNVLKFIGLFYKDKRINFVSEYIQGGTLRETIIKMDKDFPWSTRVGYAKDIAAGMAYLHSMNVIHRDLNSHNCLVRENQSVVVADFGLARLVMEERNQIRTSSLERPAKGRLSELRRPDRRKRYTVVGNPYWMAPEMIHGKTYDERVDIFSFGIMICEIIGRVSADPDYLPRTNDFGLNVASFLQQYHPPQCPLAFLPLAVLCSDMDADKRPSFTKLEEWLENLLMHLDIGLPLLSELEQLRKAFWQNHNHKNHPDNQDKTLNSHEQTHCSKPERPSPDPKQCLDNTYNHTESNHHTYSDGQHHTYDNSDRRTEHNKSCLSRECNDHSQDKRQMCCRSTSTGSKNGSEACEHNNPSGQPEAQHELSQQLQVNKSQLGQSSRPRGTSKVLWDKSTEDSSFL
- the LOC139213145 gene encoding LIM domain kinase 1-like isoform X2; this translates as METPTLSLNAPNSTGVESTERSTSPLTKSTHTVALVSLPPHAGGLRGLTVTTDLSEEKGPLVTVTGLDSAVLSPDLLSSVHIGDRVLEVNGIPVRNISPDEINCVIQDTSRPLQLTIEHNPQSPDDILRSNSPQDDISCPDPCVCDKLASTHKLPSLEEEPNPGEETDEPIRMSLSPPQHPGPTGLRSRHILRSCSIDKCRLPPGALSLLSQRRDMVRSESLRVDHGDRTHRIFRPSDLIHGEVLGKGCFGQAVKVTHQETGEVMVMKELIRFDEETQQTFLKEVKVMRCLDHPNVLKFIGLFYKDKRINFVSEYIQGGTLRETIIKMDKDFPWSTRVGYAKDIAAGMAYLHSMNVIHRDLNSHNCLVRENQSVVVADFGLARLVMEERNQIRTSSLERPAKGRLSELRRPDRRKRYTVVGNPYWMAPEMIHGKTYDERVDIFSFGIMICEIIGRVSADPDYLPRTNDFGLNVASFLQQYHPPQCPLAFLPLAVLCSDMDADKRPSFTKLEEWLENLLMHLDIGLPLLSELEQLRKAFWQNHNHKNHPDNQDKTLNSHEQTHCSKPERPSPDPKQCLDNTYNHTESNHHTYSDGQHHTYDNSDRRTEHNKSCLSRECNDHSQDKRQMCCRSTSTGSKNGSEACEHNNPSGQPEAQHELSQQLQVNKSQLGQSSRPRGTSKVLWDKSTEDSSFL